Proteins co-encoded in one Xiphophorus hellerii strain 12219 chromosome 10, Xiphophorus_hellerii-4.1, whole genome shotgun sequence genomic window:
- the adam8b gene encoding zinc metalloproteinase-disintegrin-like 2d, giving the protein MLSLCLIWGFVLHGSGQLSHVQQYEVVRPQRRHERRTRSLQDNQLYPDAVQYDLMIEGKNHSVHLEKNRNLIGENYTETYYSEDGKRVTTSPNEEHCFYHGHVQGEADSSVSVGICSGISGFLRVRQQVYLIEPLGQTADEEHAVYRREQLKTPGQPGAGFSSNASTLFDRDQNQEPNPQPEGLFRSRSWKTKSPPGPQKFVELYVVVDSTEYKQHRDDTRSRILGVVNHIDKLYRFVNIRIMLVGLEIWPYKDLVVVDGNPDTALENLMVWRQADLLKRAKHDNVQLVTGKDFSDDTVGLANKFAMCTVNSGGVNQDHHGNPLGLASTIAHEMGHSFGMSHDAAGCVCGPAYSSNCVMTEKLNVGGQGFPDFFSDCSIQQLAQFMERAQPSCLDPPGRISTIALGPRCGNGLLDGGEECDCGTAEECINPCCDASTCRLTEGSQCAHGECCESCQLKASGSICRRAVGSCDLPEYCSGGSADCPEDSFEMNGKPCHGQASGYCYDGQCPTRAKHCWRLFGEGAKEGPDFCFDLNKQGQEGANCGRDGQSFIKCSPQDRKCGSMFCVGGEEPITGKHAAFRVLGATCRVLVEVDRTRNFDMVPNGTTCGDNQVCLSSKCVDVSVFGKREDCAKKCNNNGVCNHKNECHCNPGWAPPHCDIKYADIPKGQTVMIAGVCAGISTLLVITLVIAGLMCCRKNNIRDRYMYKRKKQPSPGKLKPVFQEKAVRDRPQISQPTLMGSTSSRVCRPLVVAVTPCRPSPQPPAKPSVSCTSETEPSHGTKPRPPPVPPVKPSPPPVARFKKPPPPPPPQAKSRFIRPA; this is encoded by the exons GTTTTGTCTTGCACGGCTCAGGACAGCTGTCTCACGTCCAGCAGTACGAAGTGGTCCGACCTCAGAGACGTCACGAGAGACGGACCAGGAGCCTTCAGGACAACCAG CTTTATCCTGATGCAGTTCAGTATGACTTGATGATTGAAGGCAAAAACCACTCTGTTCATCTGGAAAAGAACAG GAATCTTATTGGTGAAAACTACACTGAAACATATTATTCAGAGGATGGCAAAAGGGTGACAACATCTCCAAATGAG GAACACTGCTTCTACCACGGACATGTTCAAGGTGAGGCTGACTCCTCGGTCAGCGTGGGAATCTGTTCGGGCATCAG TGGCTTTCTGAGAGTCCGGCAGCAGGTTTACCTGATCGAGCCTCTGGGACAGACTGCGGACGAAGAGCACGCGGTCTACAGACGGGAGCAACTGAAGACGCCCGGCCAGCCCGGCGCTGGCTTCTCTTCTAATGCCTCCACGTTGTTTGATcgggaccagaaccaggagccGAACCCTCAGCCAGAAGGCCTCTTCAGGTCCAGATCATGG aaaacaaaatcaccACCAGGGCCTCAGAAGTTTGTCGAGCTGTACGTTGTGGTGGACAGCACTGAG TACAAACAGCATCGAGACGATACCAGGTCGCGTATTCTCGGTGTCGTGAATCACATTGATAAG CTGTACCGCTTCGTCAACATCCGCATCATGCTGGTGGGCTTGGAGATTTGGCCCTACAAAGATCTCGTCGTCGTGGACGGAAACCCAGACACGGCTCTGGAGAACCTGATGGTGTGGCGCCAGGCCGACCTCTTGAAGAGAGCAAAGCACGATAACGTCCAGCTTGTGAC GGGCAAAGACTTTTCCGACGACACAGTCGGACTGGCTAATAAGTTTGCCATGTGCACCGTGAACTCTGGGGGAGTCAATCAG GATCACCACGGTAACCCGCTCGGTCTCGCCTCCACCATTGCTCATGAGATGGGGCATAGCTTCGGCATGTCCCACGATGctgcggggtgtgtgtgtggtccaGCTTACAGCAGCAACTGTGTAATGACTGAAAAGCTCAA TGTTGGAGGCCAGGGCTTCCCAGACTTTTTCAGTGACTGTAGCATCCAGCAACTCGCTCAGTTCATGGAGAGAGCTCAGCCCAGCTGCCTGGACCCACCAGGCCGCATCAGCACCATCGCACTAGGCCCTCGCTGTGGTAACGGCCTGCTGGACGGTGGAGAGGAGTGTGACTGTGGTACAGCAGAG GAATGCATCAATCCTTGCTGTGATGCCTCAACGTGTCGCCTGACTGAGGGATCTCAGTGCGCTCATGGAGAATGCTGCGAAAGCTGTCAG CTGAAAGCGTCTGGCAGCATCTGCCGGAGAGCTGTTGGGTCATGTGACCTCCCTGAGTACTGCAGCGGTGGCTCAGCGGATTGTCCTGAAGACAGCTTCGAGATGAACGGCAAGCCTTGTCACGGCCAGGCGTCGGGCTACTGCTACGACGGCCAGTGTCCCACACGAGCGAAGCACTGTTGGAGGCTGTTTGGAGAAG GAGCTAAAGAGGGCCCTGATTTTTGCTTCGACCTGAATAAACAGGGCCAGGAAGGAGCCAACTGTGGGAGGGATGGACAGAGCTTCATTAAGTGTTCCCCTCA GGACCGGAAGTGCGGGTCTATGTTTTGTGTTGGAGGGGAGGAGCCAATCACAGGTAAACACGCAGCCTTCAGGGTGTTGGGTGCGACGTGTAGGGTTCTTGTTGAGGTCGATAGAACCAGAAACTTTGACATGGTGCCAAACGGAACCACATGTGGAGACAATCAg GTTTGCCTCAGCAGCAAATGTGTGGATGTCTCAGTTTTTGGCAAAAGAGAGGACTGTGCAAAGAAATGTAACAACAACGGG GTGTGTAACCACAAGAATGAATGCCACTGTAATCCTGGGTGGGCTCCGCCGCACTGTGACATCAAATACGCGGACATACCTAAAG GTCAGACTGTGATGATAGCTGGAGTGTGTGCAGGGATCTCGACCCTGCTGGTGATCACTCTGGTGATCGCAGGACTGATGTGCTGCAGGAAGAACAACATAAGGGACAGATACATGTATAAAAG GAAAAAACAACCATCTCCTGGTAAACTGAAGCCCGTGTTCCAGGAAAAAGCCGTCAGAGACAGACCTCAGATCAGCCAGCCCACTCTGATGGGGTCCACTTCCTCTCGGGTCTGCCGTCCTCTGGTTGTTGCTGTGACTCCCTGCAGACCTTCTCCACAG CCTCCTGCCAAACCTTCAGTTTCCTGCACCTCTGAGACCGAGCCG aGTCATGGAACCAAACCACGTCCTCCACCCGTACCTCCGGTCAAACCCTCCCCTCCTCCGGTTGCCAGATTCAAGaaacctcctcctcctcctccaccgcAGGCGAAGTCTCGCTTCATCAGACCTGCGTGA